In Larimichthys crocea isolate SSNF chromosome XI, L_crocea_2.0, whole genome shotgun sequence, the sequence TTGCTGCAAACCAGACACAGTTATGCATATCTTTGTGAGCTGTCTGAGTATGTGTTTTGGAACATTATAAACCACAACCGCTTTGTGGTCATCCATCTCTCAGGTGACGGCAGGTTTCCAGACCACCAACATGCTGACAGCATTGCCCAGCTCTTTCCTGGAGCCTCTGCTGTCCTTCTCTCTAACAGAGGATCCAGAGATCCGGCTGCTGGTGCTCCAAATCCTTCTCAGTCTCATCGACAGACACGACAACACACCCAAGTTCTCCAacataaggtgtgtgtgtgtgcatgtttgtgtgtgtatatattgtggCGCTGTACTTCAATGACAGTCTATGTTAATTGTCGTATCGTCTTTCTATGCAGCATCATCTCAGACATCTCTGTGCTCAAGCTCAAAGTCGACAAGTGTTCCAGACAGGACAacttgttcatgaaaaaggtttCTAAATTTTGAACATATGAATATTTACGTTTTCCTGATGAGTAACCTCTCTGACTCATCATCCATCCTCCTTGTGCGCTCTACTCGCAGCATGGCCAGCAGTTGTATCGACACATATACTTGGGCTGTAAGGAGCAGAGCAGCGGTCGGCAGCACTACGAGACCCTCTTCGCTCTGTTGGGTCTTCTCAGCGTGGAGCTGGCCAACgaagaggtggtggtggacCTCATTCGTCTGGCACTCGCCTTGCAGGTACTGATGCGCGTAATATATGATATTTAGTTGTTCgtttgtttagtttgaaaatAATAGTGACATTAACTGGCAGACACGGTTAGCTGATAACAAAAAAGTGAGTCCAGGGATCAGTGCTGATGTCTCCTGATGTGTTTCCTATGCAGGACCTGGCTCTGTCAACTGACGAGGCTCTGCCTGTTTTTAACCGCTGTGCTGTTCACGCACTCGCCGCTGCCTACCTCAACCTCATCTGCCAGCTCACCACCGTCCCAGCCTTCTGCCAACACATACATGAGGTCTGGGCCTctttgtctatatatatatataaacatatatatgtgtgtgtctgaatacTAAGACCAGACTGCCTTTTTCTTCCTGCCCTTTTAGGTAATAGAGGTGCGACAGAAAGAAAGCACCTACCTTTTGCCTGAGGATGTCTTCATTGATAATCCCAAGTATGAAACAGCCACATTAAATTCTCCCAAATCATACTGACATTTAACATCTAAATATGCAATAATGGCAGCaaatctctccttttttttactatattttCTTCTCAGGCTGCCTTCTTCACTGGAGAAGGTAGATGGGGGTGTTTTGTTCCTCCAGTCGAAGATCACTGAGGTGCTTGGAGGGAGTGGTTATAACACAGAGAGACTGGCTACGCCTTACGTTCCTCAGTACACTGGTAAGGAGCTCAAACGATACATTTCTGGTGGTGGAGTTCAAAAGTCAAGTGTGGATTTCTGACGTTGAGTAATGTGCTCCTTTTTTATCCAAGtgaataatgataaataatgatCATGTTTATTGACTCGCCAGAGCGCTACAACTTTGTTGGGCTGCTTTATTGATTCTCGCAGAGCTGAATTTCTCCCCCTGGACCGAGCGGGGATTTAGTGTTCAGCTGGAGGAAACTTTATCAAGGCAGCTCTGAGGGCTTCATCTCAGTGCACCTTTATATTAATTTGAATCTCTCTTTCTATTTGGgtctactgtatttttttacatatcCGATAAATGCATCAAAGTTGTCAATTTGACACTGTTTTACATCATTTGCTAAGAGTCTGTGCTCTCTTTTCCAGACGAGGACCGTCTGTCCAAGAGGAAAAGCATTGGGGAGACCATCTCGCTGCAGGTGGAGGTTGAGTCCCGAAACAGTccagagaaagaggaggtgaagacagTTTTCTTAAACTTGAATATTCCCCCTGAAAAGGACGTTTAGCACCTGTGAAAAGCATTTCACTGCgtcatgctgctttttttttttttcttgctctgtcATGCAGAGGACACCCGCAGAGGAGATCACatttgaaacactgaaaaatgcCATCGGTATGTGCactcatttatctgtttttgttgttttaaagtgttATATACTCCACTACTATACATGAATAACTGTATAATGCATTGTTGAGATTTAAACATTGCTCGTCTCTCCCTCTAGTGGACAGTGTGGGtatggaggagcaggagagggagcGGAGGAGACAAGTGGTGGAGAAGTTTCAGAAGGCCCCGTTTGAGGAGATCGCTGCCCACTGCGGTGCCAGGGTACGacacaaacatctttttatAATGTtctttagatttctttttttgtttcagctttgccgtatatgtttttttgtcccTTCTAGGCCACACTACTGCAGAGCAAACTCAATCAGATCTTCGAGATTACAATCAGGTAAGGAGCGGGTGTTTGGAGATATTACCAGTGACATAGTATTTGAAAAATAAGTAATGTTGATGGCAACGACACTGACTTAagtgactgatgatgatgactgcTGACTGCTCTCCTCTTCCCATCAGGCCTCCGCCCAGCCCATCTGGAACCATTTCATCAGGTTACGGCCAAACCCAGAGTCGATCTGTCCCCATCTACGAGATGAAGTTCCCTGACCTTTGCGTGTACTAGACCAGAAAAGTCACAGAACTATTTAAACATCTGAGTACAGGAagaggatttttcttttctttttttcagggtGGGAAGGGGGCAACCGGTCgtcactgtaacactgtaaaaacatctcGACCATAGAATCAAACAACCACAGCGGAGGAATTGACAGTTGTTTGAAaccggcaaaaaaaaaaacgagctgCTTGTTGATTAGCTGTCTGAAACAATTCTTTCGCCCTGTGATCACggccaaaaaaacaagctgGCTAATGTCAATAAGCGCATTAGTACAAATAAACTTTTAACTCACTCATTCCCCTTAGTCTGTGGAAACTCCACCGGTTGGATTTTCAGAGTAGAAATTGCCAAGAACTGTGAGGAAGGAGTTAGCGACAGGCAGGCTGGAAGTTATTTCATTGGCTTTGAAATTGCATGTTCTGTAAACTGGACGTTTCTGATAGCACTGCGAGTCTTTTGACCTGTTTGTCCCTTACAGGGTGCCATACTACCCCTGATCACAGGATTCGATTGATCAGTATtgcttgtttgtcattttaCGTTTTAATTGTTATAATGATTTTATGGCCTGGACGGGTGTTGTCTGTTTAAATGAACTTTGTCAGTACATTTTTGTGTCTTGTCTGATTGAAATATGAATAGATATATTCCTTACAATCTCCCGTGTTGCTCTTGAACGTCTTGTCTTTAGTGTCTAatgctttactgttttttttgttttgcctttttagTGTTAGCCAAAAGTGCttttaagtaatttattttctgtacttagtttatttttctttataataattattattgtttttagcCGTGGTTTAAATGAAAGATGGCTGTCGATCTGTGTGCTATGCTCCCAAAGTGAGTGTGCCTTACAGGTGACTCaagtttaaaacacacacactgcaccacaGTCACGTTGTCCACGCTAAACTTGTAGACGTGTTCAGCGTGACGTTTGCCAGATCAAACACTAGAAGATAATTAaggatcttttatttttctcctttccatataaatgtgtatatacaGAGAAATATATTAGTCTTTAAGATGATGTACAGAGTAgggatgtttttgtgtgtgtacatatactgtatattctaaTTTTAGACTGCCACTGCACTGATTGTGTCTGTAGATAAAGGAAGGAGCTACTTAGTTAGTATTTAGATACTTTTGTTAAAGTCTCGCAGTCGAATAAGTAACAAGCGACACGTGAAATCAAAAACGACAAGGGTCCGAACAACCCACGGTAGAAATCTGCATCGTCTCAAGGCCAGTAGATCACACTAGTGAGATGTAAATGTGTCCTGCTGAAGTATTAAAAAGCCCATTTGATAGAATGTTTCTGACTTTTGAGACCGGTTTTAGCGCCACAGTAACGACCTGTATTATCAACACACCCAGAATCTTTCTGAAAGCGAGTCTGCACGCTCGAGGGCTGTGCATCCGTCTCGTTTGGTGAGATTTAAACTAGTCTAAAAGCCATTTTTTttggtgcatgtgtgcatacgcacacgcacacaggtaTGAAAACAGAGTATAATGGCAATAATTTGGCACTCGCCTAGCTAACACGGCCCCAACCGTTGGTAGCACAtccttttatgtgttttttaaattgtaccttctgttgttgtggtggtgctGTGATGGGTCAGTTTTGTGATGCTGTTAAGAGGCCGCCGTCCCTCCCCGCTCCTGCGCTTTCTGTGACTTAATTGCATCAGGCGTGAAACACGTTGCAGCCCTTTTGTTTAACAACAAAGTCCAATTTGTCCCAGATTGTCACGTGTTACAGTCctctgtatgtatatttatgtccACACATGCCCGTGTCTCAGATTGTCTGCGCTTTTTGTcagtgcagatgtgtgtgtgtgagtgtgtctaaATGGATATTCATGCAGATGTGTCTTTATCGTCATTTACCCAAGACCAAACTCTTCAAACTCAGTTTACAGTTTTCGTCCAGTCCTCCACGTCGGTGAAGAGCAAGCTTTCAAAGAGCAATGTGCAGCTGTCTAAACCTTCCAGTGACACCTTGTAAAATTGTCTTTTCAGCATCTTGCAACTTTGCAGTGAAGACCTGTAAATCTACCAGTGTGCTTGTTGTCATTGCATAGCGTAAAATGTAATACTAACTGGCAGTAATCCAATACAATTACTTTTGTCATTACATGTCTGGTTAATAGATCTGTTTACAATGTAGTGCTGTAGGTCAAATCCATACATTCTGTGAACTTTGCACTTTAAAAACTGGATTACCTAGTGACAAAGGCAGCTTTTACATGGAGAAAATGCCTTATGAGTGTCATACCTGACTTTGCATGCTAGTGATGTTGCTGTGTTGTACAATAAATTTCTCTGTAACCACAAAGGGTCTGATCTGTTGCTGATCTTTATTTGCTGTCGATGATGGTGGTGAAGAAGAATGTTGTTTTCCGATGTGCTCTGCATGAGATACACAAAGCACAGATTAAGGCGGTTAATCAATTGCAGTGTCTCCTGTTAGATCCGTCAACACAATATatctgcaaacaaaaaacaggttaaCTCACAAGCTCTGGAAACTCATGAGCTGTGTGGTATTTAAattaactatatatatatatatatgtcaggAATGggcattaaattaaaataatattttaattacagcCAACAATTGGTGGCAGATTTATGTGGCAGTGTCTCACTAATTACTgaatcaagcagcaacctccatggctgtgaagtcaaaccaaaaactgcacttcatcaaatgtccacttgaggcaggctacagaatgagtcagtctccataagcccctatgttaaaatgtccaacttcacagcagaaataaacatgtttacagcctggtgtctctatagctaatttccccgtttatgacaactgtactgagcatgaattttttatataacccaactgttcaaattatatttcgGCTTAAAGTTCTagtatgtatgtaatatatgttTGTAATGTGCTATTACAGATGgattgtttgagcaaccagggtTCATGCAGCCTGtcccagagccacagattttctCTCTTGAGAAACTTACGTCACGCATATGttgttcattctttatactggCAGCGGTTATGATTCACGTTTTTTTTATCCATACTAGCAGTGTTAATTGATTCAGACAAAAATGTCCCAGAAACTATTGGATGTATCGTCATGAAACTTGTGCTGTACACATCATGTTCCCCTTTTCATCAGGATCCATCATCAGACCAAGAACATAACTTTGTTTTCTGAAGAAATACCTTCAAAACTATTGAGATTTCCATTAGCCTGTGATTAGTTCTAATAGCTATACAAGAATAATGTTTTGACCACCACTCCTTTAAAGCATatgcatatttttcttcttcacagtgGGCTTATATGTTGATTTAGTAACTCAAATCCAGATCCATTTTATAGCTGACAAATGTTATcccttaaaacttaaaactgaaTATAACTTGtagagtttttaaaatgattacgAAGTCTAATGTCAAACAGGTGACCTGTCAGTAATATTTTCCTTCCAGTGTTTTCAGCTGCATCTCATGTCCTTCCTCCTTGATGATAATCCTTATAGTTAAGTAAATCCATGTTTATCAAATGAAATCAGTCAACTACCAATATTGTTTGCAACAAACGTAATGatctttaatattatattaGTTTACAAAAAGACCACTctgtaaataaactgaattagATTTGTAAATACTTTCCTTCACATCACCTCTCGCCCTGTAATgacattctctctttttccttttacaaAACAGTTGGATCAACAACATAATtctctgaacaaaaaaaacacaaagaaagcttTAAAGACAAAGGAGGTCTTTTATTCAacataactgtttttatttaacataaaaccgcctttttttcttattaagGTTTTAATAAGACAAACCTTTGGCCCAGAAAAGACATTAAACAACATGCTAATGATAGTAACAAGTTTCTGGAATTTAAAATTAAGACCTTTGGGTACTAACATGCAATGGCTATTTGACTCTTTCAACTACTCAGGTCTTTCCCTCTTCTTCACCCTTCATTCATCCCATTATCCTCTGCACATCCTTGACTATAATGTTCCTGAAGAGGGTGGCCAGCTGATTCTGAGGTTTCTCCTCCCATGTCTTCATAAAGTTGCCATTACGTTTAGAGACAGGTGGGCTCCCCCATCTGAAGTGACTCATCCGATAGGTCCCATCTTTTCTCTCCTGTGGGTTCAACTGGACACGTGATCTAGAGCTGACCTTCGCCCTCAGCTGATTATGATCTCCATTCAGGTCCACCTTTGTTTCATCCTCATTACCACTCAGCTGCCTGCGAGCCTGAAAGGGGAAAATGCTCTCAGGAGATCCCCCTCCCTCCAGAGAAGAAGCGAAAACCTTCACAGGCCGGCGTTTACGGCCAGAAGGTTTGCCCCAACGGAAATGCTCCATTGAATAGGAGCGTCGCTGGTCGCTGTGGGATTTCAGATCTGACTCTGACATCTTGTTTTCAGGTACCATGGTGGCCAGAAGGATACTGAGTAAGAGGTCTTCGTCATTGTTACCCTCCAGGGCCAATGCACGGAGGTCTGGTATTTCAGTCTTGATCACAGACATGCAGAAGCGAATACAGTCCTGTGTGAAAGGAATCACAGAGACaccaacaaacattttaaaacgcAATGTCGTCTGTGAGCCCTGTGCAGCAGGAAGTGCTGATGATGATACACATATGAGCGAAATGACTAAGcaaatgactttattttacCACTTTCATACAGATTAATTAAAACAGATGCTCCCACTAGCTTAAAATAAGCCAAACAAGAGTTTTAATCATtattatgcagatgacactcagctgtaCATATCTGAATCACCAATTGTGTTGGGTCTCATAGACTCCCTAAATATGTGCATAGGGAAATCCATGTGTAAAAAAACTATAACTTcaatatgaaaactgaaataaaagattGACGTTACTTATCCTGATTCACTGGTGCTTAACACTCAAACCCAAATGACAAATCTTGGCGTTGTCATGGATTCAGATGTAATTACTTTGACATGAAGATAATAACAAGGTCAGCAGTCTTTTATAAAAAGCTTGCAGAAGGTCGCTGTTCAAATCTTAACACAGATTATAATAAACTCCAGATTCAGacttctgattttaaaatactgCTTCAACTAACTATGACAttcattactgattaatctgattttttttttttcctcggtCAAATTTTgtcaatgtgacatttttatttagttcatCAAATAACTTATTGTTTCTGTTGCCGTTCTAACTACTTCTCATTTACAAATCTGcacaataaattataaaaacacaaaaacaatctcACCTCAAGCTCCATTTAGTATGTTCTGGAGCTTTGGGTCATATCACGAGATCTTCCCAACTTTTTCTGAGCTTGTTGGACCCGTCAAAAGATTATTAtcttaagaaaaaaatctaaggAAGATGATGTAATATGATTGAAAGCTCCTAAACTAAATGGACCTCGAGGACCTTAACAACTGCTAGTTCCaaagtcaagaatgaactttgaagcTAACAATTTGACCTTTGGACTTTTGTTTTAgtgtattttcctttttttaaccaCTTCACCCTGTGAGAAATAAGTTATAGTAAAAAAAAGGTGCCTCGGGTAGTGGTGAGAGAAGAAATAGAAAGACAGTTTGACCCACCAGTATCCTTCCCTTGTTGCTCAGGTCGTTGCAGATGGAGCTGTCCCAGCACACCGACCCAAACCCGGGTACGCACACATATGCCATCACCACCACTAAGAGCCAACATAGACACACCATCTTCAACCTGTaaaggacagaaacacaagtgAAGCTATGAGCTAAGAAGTTCTCAAATAACATAACAGTCTAAAACAGGTTCAAGCAGGTGTCTCTTTATTATTGCACTTGCATCATACTTTCCTGAGATCTCTAAGATAATTACTGGATTTGTAGTTGTGCGCTGATTAATAACTGTGAGCTAAAATGCCTATCTGTCAGCGTCACCCTTATTGTAACAAATGGTCTTGTTTATCAGTGGCACATTAATCTAAGAAATATGTGCAAAGAAATATGAAGTTAGAGCCTCGTCTGTAAGAGTTCCCCTTGGAGGCTCAGTTATGGGTAACCCAAGATTTAGTACAGTGTCAtcacctctctctcacaccagcctttcctgtctctctatACTGTTACTATactaaaataaagcaaaacgtcaaaacatggaaaaagaaaaaaaagaaaaaaagaggcttgATTAcgatttatgtattttaaaacacaagGGGCTGTATGAAAATATTATGGCAGTTGTGggcaagaaaaagagagaggactgtatattttatctttttgctAAATGGAAAGCAGGTccggatctttttttttttttttttttaatccaaatccAAACAAACTCATTGCTTCGGTGAATAGGCTTTGAATTTCCTCAGCTATGCGGCGTTTTGTGTTCGTTGTAAATAGAGAGATCTGCAACCAAGAATCTAAAGATCAGCGAGACGAACTCATTTAAAGTCACTTTGTGAGATAAGTGGGCA encodes:
- the LOC104921984 gene encoding pro-opiomelanocortin — protein: MVCLCWLLVVVMAYVCVPGFGSVCWDSSICNDLSNKGRILDCIRFCMSVIKTEIPDLRALALEGNNDEDLLLSILLATMVPENKMSESDLKSHSDQRRSYSMEHFRWGKPSGRKRRPVKVFASSLEGGGSPESIFPFQARRQLSGNEDETKVDLNGDHNQLRAKVSSRSRVQLNPQERKDGTYRMSHFRWGSPPVSKRNGNFMKTWEEKPQNQLATLFRNIIVKDVQRIMG